One genomic window of Solanum dulcamara chromosome 12, daSolDulc1.2, whole genome shotgun sequence includes the following:
- the LOC129876781 gene encoding uncharacterized protein LOC129876781, with protein MFSYFLGLSRRCRRRTLWSCTSSCNEMIGLSSSNSPNPYFFHNVAKFCTLIGQEKADEFLDNSSDRVLKAKQPTGGMVDFTQIHINKLPRVLIMGRPNVGKSALFNRLIRRREALVYNTPTDHVTRDIREGVAKLGNLRFKVLDSAGIEAEASSGSVLSRTAEMTGNVLSKTQLALLLVDARDGVLPMDLDVGKWLRKNAPGVKTIVVMNKAESLDDCDGSLASAAGEAYRLGFGDPIALSAETGLGMAQLHETLRPLLEEYVLQNNICADEEIQDNDDSSEDIECKLPLQLAIVGRPNVGKSTLLNTILQEDRVLVGPEAGLTRDSIRAEFQYEGRTIYLVDTAGWLERTKQQEKGPASLSIMQSRKHLMRAHVIVLVLDAEEIANARRSMKHVEVVIARRAVEEGRGLVVIVNKMDLLRGKENSKSYKSVIEAVPQEIQTVIPQVTGIPVVFVSALEGKSQIAVMNQVLETYEKWCLRLPTARLNRWLRKVMSRHSWKDQAAQPKIKYFTQVKARPPTFIAFMSGKTQLSDTDLRFLTRSLKEDFDLGGIPVRILQRTVEGNSRTNTSNKNKQSTNRMMERVVSDKRTILAVENSSTT; from the coding sequence ATGTTTTCGTATTTTTTAGGGTTGAGCCGCCGTTGTAGGCGTAGAACTTTGTGGAGTTGTACTTCAAGCTGCAATGAGATGATTGGATTGTCATCTAGTAATTCTCCAAATCCTTATTTCTTTCATAATGTTGCCAAATTCTGCACTTTGATAGGTCAAGAGAAGGCAGATGAATTTTTAGATAATAGTAGTGATAGAGTACTGAAAGCTAAACAGCCTACTGGAGGGATGGTTGATTTTACACAGATTCATATTAACAAGCTGCCAAGAGTTTTAATCATGGGACGTCCTAATGTAGGGAAATCAGCATTGTTTAATCGTTTGATACGAAGGAGGGAAGCGCTTGTATACAACACTCCTACTGATCATGTTACTCGAGACATACGGGAAGGTGTTGCCAAATTGGGGAATTTGAGGTTTAAGGTGTTGGATTCTGCTGGTATAGAAGCAGAGGCTTCTTCTGGTTCTGTCCTTAGTAGGACTGCAGAAATGACTGGAAATGTGTTGTCGAAAACTCAACTTGCACTCTTGTTAGTTGATGCAAGAGATGGAGTGTTGCCTATGGATTTGGATGTTGGAAAGTGGTTGAGGAAGAATGCACCTGGAGTGAAGACCATTGTGGTGATGAATAAAGCTGAATCGCTCGATGATTGTGATGGTTCACTTGCATCTGCTGCTGGTGAGGCTTATAGATTAGGATTTGGCGATCCCATTGCTTTATCTGCTGAGACTGGGCTTGGAATGGCTCAACTTCATGAAACTCTTAGACCATTACTTGAAGAATATGTGCTCCAAAACAACATATGTGCTGATGAGGAGATCCAGGATAATGACGACTCCTCTGAGGATATAGAGTGTAAATTGCCATTGCAATTGGCAATTGTTGGGCGGCCCAATGTTGGAAAGTCAACCTTGTTAAACACAATCTTGCAAGAAGATCGCGTTTTAGTTGGCCCTGAGGCTGGTTTGACTAGAGATTCCATCCGCGCTGAATTTCAGTACGAAGGAAGAACAATTTATTTGGTTGACACAGCAGGCTGGTTGGAGAGGACAAAACAGCAGGAGAAGGGCCCTGCATCTTTAAGTATTATGCAATCAAGGAAACACCTTATGAGAGCACATGTAATTGTTTTGGTCCTCGATGCAGAAGAGATTGCAAACGCTAGGCGAAGCATGAAGCATGTTGAAGTAGTTATAGCAAGGCGAGCGGTAGAGGAAGGACGTGGTCTTGTTGTGATTGTAAATAAGATGGATCTTCTAAGAGGGAAAGAAAATTCCAAATCGTACAAGAGTGTAATTGAAGCTGTGCCTCAAGAAATTCAGACAGTTATTCCCCAGGTCACGGGGATACCTGTTGTATTTGTTTCAGCCCTAGAAGGAAAGAGTCAGATAGCAGTCATGAATCAGGTCCTTGAAACATATGAAAAGTGGTGTTTGAGATTGCCAACAGCTCGTCTTAACCGTTGGCTACGCAAGGTCATGAGCAGACATTCTTGGAAAGACCAGGCAGCTCAACCCAAGATCAAGTATTTCACTCAGGTGAAAGCTAGACCGCCAACTTTTATTGCATTTATGAGCGGAAAAACCCAGCTCTCGGATACAGATTTGAGGTTCCTAACTAGATCTTTAAAGGAAGACTTTGACTTAGGTGGAATACCAGTCCGGATATTGCAACGAACTGTTGAAGGAAATAGTAGAACTAATACCAGCAACAAGAACAAGCAATCAACAAATAGAATGATGGAAAGGGTTGTTTCTGACAAAAGAACAATCCTTGCTGTAGAAAACAGCAGCACCACTTGA
- the LOC129876430 gene encoding enhancer of mRNA-decapping protein 4-like, with protein sequence MASAGNPNQSGGTPFDMHTFFKPSTPVSTISNTQNPINPNLISSPFPLPSASYPPPTAGGAGGGAGGLYYPNQTTPFHHIPQFNHHIPPQYNNHPPLQDGHMHPQRSMSFPAPPLQPPPTPTSPHQLLNPGNNPNPNPGARLMALLSAPPSTLEVLQQPTLQIPPLQPTTSGSELSDFSASPNVGIAHSGSSPLRMPSCKLPKGRHLSGDHVVYDIDARLPGEVQPQLEVTPITKYGSDPGLVLGRQIAVNKSYICYGLKLGAIRVLNINTALRSLLKGLAQRVTDMAFFAEDVHLLASASVDGRVYIWKITEGPDVEDKPQITGRIVTALQIVGEGESLHPRVCWHCHKQEILVVGIGRHVLKIDTTKFGKAEVFSADEPLRCPVDRLVDGVLLVGTHDGEVTDLSMCQWMTTRLVSASLDGTIKIWEDRKPQPIAILRPHDGNPVHSATFLAAPDRPDHIILITGGLLNREMKIWVSASEEGWLLPSDAESWHCIQTLELKSSAEARTKETFFNQVVALSQAGLLLLANAKKNAIYAVHLEYGLNPMATHMDYIAEFTVTMPILSFTGTSDLLPHDEQIVQVYCVQTQAIQQYALDLSQCLPPPMENAVGFERTESSVSRDAASIEGYAPVDPHGSKQMDFPLTSSAPKTLVNESATEIIATARPLTTDTRTVLATSVEFASSIMESKSSTLPSITTDTDIAPFTSPPPLSPELARKLSGFRSISNSSEPGSSVNDHFGDPKAVEHSVDRQMEAIHPNLTRLTLSDADPVNNEDEVSRDDGSSGISNTIKFKHPTHLVTPSEILMANSSSEVNRVNEHKSEGQSSIQDVVINKEARNVEVEFKVGETRFSQKSDIGSQEELHTFVSENKEKPFCSQASDLGIEMARECRALSPETYTVEEPRQFDGASRTEQLIQTSTAPEEDCDSAKEISGNNLDSNVQVSAHQPPAPSAKGKKQKAKNTPGFESASPSPGSSKSSDSNEGGVSSSNASMEAAVSQILFMHEKLNQVLNMQKETQKQMGMMVAVPVTKEGRRLEAALGRTMEKAVKANSDALWARFQEDSAKQEKLLRDRTQQITNLISNCFNKDMPGLIEKIMKKELAAVGQAVTRIIAPTIEKSVSTAISEAFQKGVSDKAVNQLEKTVSSKLEASVARQIQAQFQTSGKQALQETLKSTMEGSVIPAFEMSCKAMFEQVDLTFQKGFSEHTASALQQFESMHSPLVHALRDAINSASSMTQTLSGELADGQKKLLTLAVSGANSKSSNPLVSHMSNGPLLHEKLEAPVDPIKELSRYLAERKYEEAFTTALQRSDVSIVSWLCLQVDLSGILSMNPLPLSQGVLLSLLQQVACDITKETSRKLSWMRDVLSAINPTDPVIVVHVRPIFEQVYQILNHHRTLPTTTPAELSSIRLIIHVINSMLMTCK encoded by the exons ATGGCTTCCGCCGGAAATCCAAACCAGTCCGGTGGAACACCGTTTGATATGCATACATTCTTCAAGCCTTCAACTCCAGTTTCAACAATCTCGAATACCCAGAACCCCATTAATCCGAATTTGATTTCTTCCCCATTTCCGCTTCCTTCAGCTTCTTATCCACCGCCCACCGCCGGCGGCGCCGGTGGTGGTGCCGGAGGACTTTACTACCCAAACCAGACAACCCCTTTTCACCATATCCCTCAATTCAATCACCATATCCCTCCACAGTATAACAACCACCCACCTCTACAAGATGGTCATATGCATCCACAAAGATCCATGTCTTTCCCTGCTCCACCACTTCAACCACCTCCCACTCCTACTAGTCCGCACCAGTTATTGAATCCTGGAAATAACCCGAATCCTAACCCTGGGGCTCGGCTTATGGCTTTGTTAAGTGCACCACCTTCAACTCTCGAAGTTCTTCAGCAACCTACTTTGCAAATTCCTCCTTTACAGCCTACAACTTCTGGGTCTGAGCTTTCTGATTTTTCTGCTTCACCAAATGTTGGTATTGCACATTCAGGGAGTAGCCCATTGCGAATGCCGAGTTGTAAGTTACCTAAAGGAAGGCATTTGAGTGGGGATCATGTTGTTTATGATATAGATGCTAGGTTGCCTGGTGAAGTGCAGCCTCAGCTGGAGGTTACTCCTATTACCAAGTATGGTTCGGATCCGGGCCTTGTTTTAGGCAGGCAAATTGCAGTTAACAAAAGCTATATATGTTATGGACTCAAATTAGGAGCTATTCGTGTACTTAACATTAACACCGCTTTGAGGTCATTGCTTAAAGGTCTTGCACAG AGGGTCACAGACATGGCTTTCTTTGCTGAGGATGTTCACCTTTTGGCTAG TGCAAGTGTTGATGGGCGGGTTTATATATGGAAAATTACTGAAGGACCAGATGTGGAAGATAAGCCCCAAATTACAGGGAGGATTGTCACTGCTCTTCAAATTGTTGGCGAAGGGGAATCTCTTCATCCTCGAGTTTGTTGGCATTGTCACAAACAA GAAATTCTTGTGGTCGGGATTGGAAGACatgttttaaaaattgataccACAAAATTTGGAAAAGCTGAAGTTTTTTCAGCTGATGAACCTCTCAGGTGTCCTGTTGACAGGTTGGTTGATGGGGTActacttgttggtactcatgaTGGAGAAGTGACTGATTTGTCAATGTGCCAGTGGATGACCACTCGATTGGTATCTGCATCGCTGGATGGCACG ATAAAGATTTGGGAAGACCGGAAGCCTCAGCCAATTGCAATTCTCAGGCCTCATGATGGTAATCCTGTTCATTCAGCCACCTTCCTGGCTGCTCCAGACCGCCCTGACCACATCATACTCATCACTGGG GGTTTACTTAATCGGGAAATGAAGATATGGGTATCAGCAAGTGAAGAAGGCTGGTTGCTTCCTAGTGATGCTGAATCATGGCACTGTATACAAACATTGGAATTGAAGAGTTCTGCTGAAGCTCGTACTAAAGAGACTTTTTTTAACCAAGTTGTAGCCTTGTCTCAAGCAGGTCTGCTCTTATTAGCGAATGCAAAAAAGAATGCCATATATGCTGTTCATCTAGAGTATGGCCTGAATCCAATGGCAACCCATATGGATTACATTGCTGAATTTACAGTTACAATGCCAATTTTGAGTTTCACTGGAACAAGTGATTTACTGCCTCATGATGAACAGATTGTTCAGGTGTACTGTGTACAGACGCAGGCTATTCAGCAGTATGCTTTGGACTTATCCCAATGCTTGCCACCTCCCATGGAGAATGCTGTAGGCTTTGAAAGGACGGAATCTAGTGTTTCACGTGATGCTGCTAGTATTGAAGGATATGCTCCTGTTGATCCTCATGGTAGTAAACAAATGGATTTTCCTTTAACTAGTTCTGCACCCAAAACTTTAGTGAATGAGAGTGCCACAGAGATTATAGCTACAGCTAGACCTCTTACGACTGATACACGCACTGTGTTGGCCACCTCTGTGGAATTTGCTTCTTCCATCATGGAATCTAAATCATCTACTTTACCCAGTATAACTACTGATACTGATATTGCTCCCTTTACATCACCACCTCCTTTGAGTCCTGAGTTGGCTAGAAAACTTTCTGGTTTCAGAAGCATATCAAACAGCTCTGAGCCTGGTTCCTCTGTCAATGACCATTTTGGGGATCCTAAAGCTGTCGAACATTCAGTTGACAGGCAAATGGAGGCCATTCATCCAAACTTGACTCGCCTTACTTTGTCGGATGCTGACCCAGTGAATAATGAAGATGAAGTGTCGCGTGATGATGGTTCTTCGGGTATTAGTAATACAATTAAATTCAAGCACCCTACTCATCTGGTGACTCCTTCAGAGATATTGATGGCTAACTCATCTTCTGAGGTAAACCGTGTTAATGAACATAAAAGCGAGGGACAATCGAGTATCCAAGATGTTGTAATCAACAAGGAAGCCCGCAATGTGGAGGTGGAGTTTAAGGTTGGTGAAACAAGATTCAGTCAAAAATCTGATATTGGCTCTCAAGAAGAACTTCATACTTTTGTGTCAGAAAACAAGGAGAAACCCTTTTGCTCTCAGGCATCTGATCTTGGAATAGAAATGGCTCGAGAATGTCGTGCCTTGTCGCCTGAAACCTATACTGTCGAGGAACCTAGGCAGTTTGATGGGGCTTCTAGAACTGAGCAGCTGATCCAAACGTCAACTGCCCCTGAAGAAGATTGTGACTCTGCGAAGGAGATCTCTGGAAATAATTTAGACTCAAATGTGCAAGTTTCTGCTCATCAACCTCCAGCTCCTAGTGCCAAAGGGAAAAAGCAAAAGGCAAAGAACACTCCAGGATTTGAATCAGCTTCACCCTCACCTGGTTCTTCCAAGTCATCTGATTCCAACGAGGGCGGTGTCAGCTCAAGTAATGCCTCTATGGAAGCTGCAGTCTCACAAATTTTGTTCATGCATGAGAAGCTAAATCAG GTTCTTAATATGCAAAAAGAAACGCAAAAGCAGATGGGTATGATGGTTGCTGTTCCAGTTACAAAAGAAGGAAGAAGACTTGAGGCTGCCTTGGGACGGACCATGGAGAAGGCTGTCAAAGCCAATTCCGATGCTTTATGGGCCCGTTTCCAAGAAGATAGTGCAAAACAAGAGAAATTACTTCGTGATCGTACTCAACAAATAACCAATTTGATATCTAACTGCTTTAACAAGGACATGCCAGGgctaattgaaaaaataatgaagaaagaaCTGGCAGCTGTAGGACAAGCCGTCACACGCATTATTGCCCCTACCATTGAGAAATCTGTATCAACTGCTATTTCAGAAGCCTTCCAG AAAGGAGTTAGCGACAAGGCAGTGAACCAACTGGAGAAAACAGTTAGCTCTAAACTTGAAGCTTCCGTTGCTAGGCAAATTCAAGCACAATTCCAGACCTCTGGCAAGCAAGCTCTTCAG GAAACTTTGAAATCTACAATGGAAGGTTCGGTGATCCCTGCCTTTGAGATGTCATGCAAGGCAATGTTTGAACAAGTAGATTTAACGTTTCAGAAGGGGTTTTCTGAACACACTGCTTCTGCTCTACAGCAATTTGAGTCCATGCATTCGCCGTTAGTACATGCTTTAAGG GATGCCATTAATTCCGCATCATCGATGACTCAAACATTGAGTGGAGAGCTAGCTGATGGTCAAAAGAAGTTGCTTACGCTTGCAGTTTCTGGAGCAAATTCCAAGTCATCGAATCCACTGGTTAGCCACATGAGTAATGGACCATTACTGCATGAGAAG CTTGAGGCTCCTGTTGATCCAATCAAAGAGTTATCTAGATATTTGGCGGAGCGCAAGTACGAGGAGGCATTCACTACAGCCTTGCAAAGAAGTGATGTGTCTATTGTATCGTGGTTATGTTTGCAG GTTGATCTATCGGGTATCTTATCGATGAATCCTCTCCCGTTGAGTCAAGGAGTACTTCTTTCACTTCTTCAGCAGGTGGCCTGTGATATTACCAAGGAGACATCGCGAAAATTATCCTGGATGAGGGATGTCCTATCAGCCATAAATCCAACTGACCCGGTGATTGTAGTGCACGTGCGACCTATCTTTGAGCAAGTATATCAAATACTAAACCATCATCGGACTCTCCCTACCACAACCCCTGCAGAACTTTCAAGCATCCGGCTGATAATACATGTTATCAACTCCATGCTAATGACTTGTAAATGA